In Pseudorasbora parva isolate DD20220531a chromosome 20, ASM2467924v1, whole genome shotgun sequence, a single window of DNA contains:
- the slco1e1 gene encoding solute carrier organic anion transporter family member 1C1, with translation MSEPEDNGKPISQQDLCIPEKEAPKDSCYSSLKIFIVALSFAFFSKTLCGTYMKSTITQIERRFDLSSSAVGLIDGSFEMGNLLFLAVVSHFGARLHRPRLIGMGCFLMAIGSALTGLPHFFMGRYKYDSAIQGSLNKTVSIAPCQYPMVPSDYSSAHIKPSNNIGTDCVKDPESSMWIYVFLGNALRGIGETPVTPLGISYIDDFAKAENSAFYISCLQTIMLLGPMFGFILGSMCARLYVDIGFVSVDSVTITPQDARWVGAWWLGFFVSSAILVLAGVPFWFMPRSLTKQGEEGKENSTVDQENKEQPVQLTTHSMNLSDIAKGFLPSLKRLLCTPAYFLLLCGTVLKFNSFIGLLTFKAKYMEQQFGQSASRANFLIGVLILPVVAVGIFLGGLLMKRYKLSVVAGAQLSFITSFSAFLLLFLHFGTKCDNLPVAGLTVSYNGTPDTSYDERSLMSQCNQDCSCSTSEWDPVCSDNGITYVSPCLAGCSTSTGQGKHTVFHNCSCVLTPSPVEGSRSVSLGQCPRGPVCTRSFTSYMAVSVLSSFISSLGTTPGYMITIRCIAPELKSLALGIQTLVMRTLGGIPAPVYFGALIDSTCLKWGMTRCGGRGACRMYDSDMYRVIFLSLTTCLSGCSYFFIIAVIVLLRKQYSKEEVKALQQTASKQHEIELQVPEMHHPDGSKTDTREKTETTNSQGLQ, from the exons ATGTCTGAGCCAGAGGACAATGGAAAGCCAATCAGCCAACAAGACCTCTGCATTCCAGAGAAAGAGGCCCCAAAGGACTCCTGCTATTCAAGTCTAAAG ATTTTTATTGTGGCCCTCTCCTTCGCCTTCTTCTCCAAAACTCTGTGTGGAACCTACATGAAAAGCACCATTACTCAGATTGAGAGGAGATTTGATCTTTCCAGTTCTGCTGTGGGCCTCATTGATGGAAGTTTTGAAATGG GTAACCTGCTCTTTCTGGCAGTGGTTAGTCATTTTGGGGCGAGACTGCACAGGCCACGGCTCATAGGAATGGGCTGTTTCCTCATGGCCATTGGCTCGGCTCTCACTGGACTGCCACACTTTTTCATGGGGCG GTACAAGTATGACTCTGCAATACAAGGCTCTTTAAACAAGACTGTCAGTATAGCTCCTTGTCAGTATCCCATGGTTCCAAGCGATTACTCAAGTGCACACATTAAGCCTTCTAATAACATTGGAACAG ATTGTGTGAAGGACCCTGAATCTAGTATGTGGATCTATGTTTTCTTGGGTAATGCACTCAGAGGAATCGGAGAGACTCCAGTCACACCGCTCGGCATATCTTATATTGATGACTTTGCAAAAGCAGAAAACTCAGCATTTTACATTT CATGTCTTCAGACTATTATGCTGCTGGGTCCCATGTTTGGATTCATACTGGGCTCCATGTGTGCCAGACTGTATGTGGATATTGGATTTGTCAGTGTTG ACAGTGTAACCATCACACCACAGGATGCACGCTGGGTGGGCGCTTGGTGGCTGGGCTTCTTTGTGTCATCTGCCATATTAGTACTTGCTGGTGTTCCTTTTTGGTTCATGCCCAGGTCTTTAACCAAACAAGGAGAGGAAGGGAAGGAAAACTCAACCGTGGATCAGGAAAACAAAGAGCAACCTGTCCAACTAACCACACACTCAATGAACCTGTCCGACATTGCAAAAG GATTCTTGCCTTCCCTGAAAAGACTACTGTGCACTCCAGCATACTTCCTGTTGCTGTGCGGGACTGTTTTGAAGTTCAACTCTTTCATCGGACTGCTCACCTTCAAAGCCAAATACATGGAGCAACAGTTTGGCCAATCTGCATCAAGAGCAAACTTCCTTATTG GTGTCCTAATCCTGCCTGTGGTTGCCGTGGGAATATTCCTGGGCGGTTTGTTAATGAAAAGATACAAGTTGAGCGTTGTGGCAGGGGCTCAGCTCTCCTTCATCACCTCCTTCTCTGCATTCCTTCTCCTCTTTCTACATTTTGGCACAAAGTGTGACAATTTGCCTGTGGCAGGGCTCACTGTGTCCTACAATGG GACTCCTGATACATCTTATGATGAGCGCTCACTCATGTCTCAGTGTAACCAGGACTGTTCGTGCTCTACGTCTGAATGGGATCCTGTGTGCTCTGACAATGGCATTACATATGTGTCACCCTGTTTGGCAGGATGCTCCACCTCCACTGGACAAGGAAAACATACG GTTTTCCACAACTGCAGCTGTGTCTTAACCCCCTCACCAGTAGAGGGCAGCAGATCTGTGTCTCTGGGCCAGTGTCCTCGTGGGCCAGTATGTACCCGGAGTTTCACCTCCTACATGGCTGTATCTGTCCTTAGCTCCTTCATTAGTTCTCTTGGCACTACTCCTGGATACATGATCACTATACG ATGCATTGCACCTGAGCTGAAGTCACTGGCATTGGGTATTCAAACTCTTGTGATGCGAACTCTAG GTGGTATTCCTGCGCCAGTATATTTTGGAGCTCTCATTGACTCAACATGCTTAAAATGGGGAATGACGAGGTGCGGGGGGCGAGGAGCCTGCCGGATGTATGACTCAGATATGTACAG AGTGATCTTCTTGAGCCTGACTACATGTTTAAGTGGATGCTCCTATTTCTTCATCATTGCTGTCATTGTGCTGCTGCGGAAGCAGTATAGTAAAGAAGAGGTCAAAGCATTACAGCAAACAGCCAGCAAGCAACATGAAATTGAACTTCAGGTTCCAGAGATGCACCACCCTGATGGATCTAAAACTGATACCAgagaaaaaacagaaacaacCAATAGTCAAGGCTTGCAATGA